The DNA region aaaattttgtactGAATATTTGACAATGTGGAGTTGAATTATAGAAAGTAAGTATTGGAAGCTGCGGAATTTAAACGCGGATGCAGTGATGCTTATGTTTCTGCAAGTTGCAGTTATAAATAGGAATGGAAGTAATTACCGCTGTAGTGTGAAGTACACACAATATGGTAAGAATAAAGTTGAGTTTTTAATAGGCTTGTAGCCATGTGTAAGAAACAGAGAACTTTCactatatttgaaatttatgctGTAGTTTTTGTATGGTGTTGTAATTTCTCTTCCCGTCGTGCAttactttttaaaaatgtacGCGCAGCAGTAGTTTGCTGCAATTAGAATCTGCTGCATGGATACTCTCAAACGAGCAAAGTGAGGGATCTATTTCTATTTTTGGTACAGTTGTACTagaatgaaataaattctatatcattaatatatattttgttaattaaCCAAAGTTAATATAATCTTATCGGATACATGATTGAATATTTATGCATCTTTGGTCATTTTATGTTTGCTGCTTGCTACCCATTTGTCGGCACAGTTATTGGGCCTGTGCATACACAATATATATAGTCCAAAAAGTTACTGATTATTTTTGTTATAAAATCCATCTTAAACAAATACCTGAAATCCACTGTTcaacatattaatttttttgatgaCAGGTGAGGAGAATTTTTCAAGTTTTGTTTAGAAAGATCAAAGTAaatattccaaaaatttaattgTGTCAGTTGCTTGtctattgtttttaaaaaaaataaagaaatgcAGAAAATTCTGGGTCAATCCATTGAAAAGATACATTGGAATTTTCTTGGATCACATACAGAATCTTTGGTTTTTttttcaagtatttttcttttaaaagagGAACAGTTCACACGTGGACTCCGCAAGACGAAATTTTTTTCCCGGGCCTAAATTGTTACCATTCAAGATTCGATGAAAACTGATCCATTAGTCCAGCAATTATAAAAACAACAAATTAAATTGTTTTGATGAAaactttaataattattagtcattcgaaaaattataaaaacaacAAATTAAATTGTTTTGAGAGAAAATACGCATGCAAGTGACTGCGTTTGTTGATTAGTGAtagtaataattaaaattatgacTTTCATTAATCACtttgaatattatatatatatggtgtGATGTAGATGTCAATAATGCGTGCTGCATGATTTCCTAACCGAGCAAAAACAACATTAAAAAGTAGTCTGTGTCTGTTACAATCTCCAACTTAAGTAATTTTCCACCTACATTTTTTGTGAATAACTCTTGGAGTATAATTTTTCTATGCTACGCTTCAAATGTTTATTTCCTATGATGTGGTGAAATTTTAGTTCTTGAATCATAAACAGACGATCTATATGATATAATGATATTGAGATATGAGAAAAATCACTTCTGATAAAGGATAGACTAACTCCTTAggttacattcgctattttagtTAAGTTCAAATATATTTAccattcaaaatctattctattttattaagggTGAGGACATTATAGTAACCACCTAGGGACACCAATTTTCTCTTCCAACTTtatccttatatgatactaatattacacttttgttttttgttttaaatttcaacacacatttttatttattttttttatttcaacaattcaaatatcaatttagtccctccataatttgtcaaatttcactttagttcataaataatgataaaaaagactaTACATACACGCGAGCAGAGTaactagtatatattatatatattccaTGTTGAGAGTTGTCTTGCATTATAGAGGCTAAAGACCCAAAATAAGTAGCATTATGGAAAACATGGATTGATGAGGAATAAATAATATGCATGGGAGACAATGAATGGTTTGAAAATATACTCTCTTTTGGACCCTCTGGTGGGGTATATCTGCGATATTTATATCACCCTAAACATTAGCATACAATCATCACAAATTCAGCACCAATCTTTTAATTTGTTTTCAACGACAAAAACTCCAATTTATAAATTGATATAAGtaatctttttttatttataattttcttcTGTGTTCTCCAATACTTTTCTGCATGCGCAAAGGTGGCGGGGACACTTTTCTGCTTGGCGGGAGCATCCGTCCTCGCACTATACAAAGGCCCCACCATCTACAGCCCTGATGCCCCGGCAGTGGAATCACCGGTGGTGCTGTACTTGGGCGATGCAAAGAGGAAGAACTGGATACTCGGTTGTATATTCTTGATAGGTCATTGCCTGTCGTGGTCAGGTTAGCTCGTGTTACAGGCTGCGGTTCTAAAAAATAACCGGCTCGACTCTCCTTCACTTCCTACCAGTGTTTCTTCGCGGCGATCCGGTTTCCGGCGAGCCGGTTCTCAAAAAATACATAGAATATAATTTGTGtatcaaattatattatattaaatttgggcatgtatatatgatgcaATATCGATCATAGCAGGACTGTACTTGGTCCACGTGTCAAGCCCTCCATCACTCAGCCATTTCTACCTCAGTCAACTGAAAATGATTGACTATTTTTTCTAGGATCACAATTTATGCAATCCAGTTTCTTTATGCTACATAAACAATTCCccaaaaaaagagagaaaaaagaagaagatgaattaAGTTAATCGATTTtaataatcaaaatcaaatcaatcaatccAATCGTAACCTAAAATTAATATATCTTGGGTATATTTCAATGCTGACATTGAAAATTATTGATGTCGAATTAGAACCATGTCATTAGTCCAAAATAaccgaaaatcaaaatttagtACAGTACCAAAactaaaatttgacaaattaataAAGTATAACTCAATAGTATATGAGTGGACtccaaatattattttctttaacTTTTTCCCTCCGGACAAGGAAGAATCATAAAGTGTTTATTGTAAAAGATTCTTTTAGCATAAAATCCATTAGTAATGCaatccataattcaaaatggtaAGGAAATCAATTATAGAAGGAAATATTTCCGTCCACGTGATTATTGATTATTCACAATTAACTCGCCTTTCTTACCATATATATATTCctgttaaataaaaaattaaaattaaaaaattaaactaGTTGATCAGCAATTGGgattcaataaataaaaaaaataagaacgacataattaaatttaaatgcatttattgtAAAACTCGATCCACACAATGGACAATGACACAAAATCTCATCATTAGCACCAAATACATTGAATTGGATTATTATATTTAGTAAAACAAAAAACATCATTAAATAAAACAAAGAAACTCAATCAAGTATTCCATGTAAAAAAAACACAACGAAAACTAAATCCATCTAAAAAAACTTCACATTGCCCTGGTGTCCTTGATCTGATACTGCACAATATCCTCCTCAATACTCCTTTGAAAAACCTGGCAGCTGTGGCAGCGGTGGCATCACTGCTGGAATATGCTCCGGCAGCACCCTCGACATCATATATTGTGTCGGAGCCGCTGGTGGTGTGTAAAATCGTGCCCACGATCTTGGGCTGTAACATGTCATAGGATCCATTGCAGTTGACTCGTAGAAACCCTGATGCTTAAACGAAATATTTCCGCTAGTCGATGCACCCCCGAACTGCACACAATGATCATCATCATTCAACATAGGCATCACCATTGAATTCTGGTTCACAGAATGCATTTCTTGATTATGATCCAGACGAGGGAAATGTATGGTCGAGGAAATTGCTTGCTGGTTTAGAACTTCAAATTCAATATTCCCTCTTTGGATCATCCCTGGATTGTAAAAGCTTTGGTTTTGGAATGGATTTATCCTCCCAAAATCAAACAAATTCACATCCAAAACCTCTTTACTTTTCTCCACATTATTAACTCTTAATCTGAAGTCCTCAAATTTAACCCTTAAGTTTGCTGCGAATTCTCTCAACTGCACTTCTGTAAAACCATTCATGAAATCAATCCAAGTGGGATACCTTGCTTCCGTGTTCTTTTTTCGAAGTTTCGAAAGCTCATCCTCGATCTTTTTCTCCCTATCGTGGAAGAAATCAGACAAGCCAAAACTCTTGATTGAATCCTTGTTCTTGGATTTGTAAATGTCAATCATACGTCGAGTTTCTTCGATGTTTTCAGGCCATATTTCGGGATCAAAGGAACCCTTTTCTTGTCTAGGGCCGTAGATTATCATGCATGCGTCAATCTCGCAAAGGGTGGTcaattcatatatttttttcgtcAAACCCTCTTTTCGTTTCCTGAAAGTAACGTttcttgatttttctttttttattaacTCCATGTTTAATTTCGCCCTCCCCATATCTAGATCTGTATTCACAAGAATCCGTGCATGTATTCAAATCACACTGTGTATAAGGAGCTGATGGGAAAACAATGATAAAAACATACCTGTATGCAGACGTTAATGGATTCTTCTTGGGAGAGAACTTGaaaagaattaaataaaaatattgcagaaggtttttattttattgtcaTTTAAGATTTGTTATTGTATATAAGGAATATAGGATAAGAGACGGTTAATTTGTGTATGTAAAtattgagtaggtcttttgtgagacggtctcacggatatttatctgtgagacgggtcaaccctactgatattcacaataaaaagtaatattcttagcataaaaagtaatattttttcatggatgacccaaacaagagattcatctcacaaatacgatccgtaaaaccgtctcacacaagtttttgtcataaatATTTACATCCTTGATTGATTTACTTACGAGTGATCCATAACGTGAAAAGGAAATATTTACTTCTTTATGTTATGTTGCTAAATTGGAGATTTTTTTCCAAATATATTGGGATATTTGTGGATTCAATGATTATTTatcttaataaaatttaatatattccTATTTTAGAACAAatcattaatttataatatggAATTTAGGTTAGAGAAAATAAttactaaattaaaataaacaaaagtTCTTGCTGTAAAAtcacaacaaacataatatatgttgacttattttatcaacccaattCCTTGAGGAGAAATAGAAATGGACTTCCTCCATTCATCAAACCACAGGAAGTTAATTAACTGCAATAGAAGGTAGATTTTATGTAAATCCACCTAAagcataatttattattttaacacTATCTGCAAGCTATTATGGAGACCATACTTCTAGCCTAACGtatatctcttgtgagacggtctcatgaatctttatatgtgagacgggttaaccctaccgatattcacgataaaaagtaatactcttagcgtacaaagtaatattttttcatggatgacccaaataagatatcagtctcaaaaaatacgatccgtgagacacATAAGTTTTTGTTATCGATGATAGGGCTAATTGAGATGTTccattctagtaattaaataatactttattaGTAAGTCTATACATGTGTATATATACTGTATACGTACTATTAGTTGACAAAATCACACATcatataaatgtttaaaataaattattctaaattcattgaaaatatttaaaatcgcgcttaaaaatagaacaaaaagtatatgttattttatgttaaaaaatcGTAAACTTTATCCTTAGACAGCAAATCATTAGTATAtacttcaaaaatttgatgtaATCACAATTCtagaaagaaggaaaaaaaaaaaggaatgtAATCACATTTCCCAAGGTGAAAGAAAATTTACCCAGTTACCATTTTGTTTTTCGAAAACAATTTTAATTATCAAGAGAATAAACTacaattatcatttattttattcCCTTATTTctaactaattttattttcaattttcgGAAATTCACGTGCTATATTGAATTTCTTTTTTCCAAATGACAGCCACGGCTTGTTACACGAACATTGAAGTCGTCGGATCGTGATTCAGTCTCCGAACCGAGTGTCAAACTCGAAAAACGACGCGAAAGAGGAATCAGTCTCCAAGCCGAGTGTCAAACTCGAAAAATGACAAAGAAAAAGGCCCGCGAATTACAGAGAGAGCCGTCGGTTACATACATTTGCTGCCCATTGTTATTTGAGAGATCTGTACATAGGGCAGGGCTTATAAATTGCAagggctcataccaaatcaaatGTTGGTATCAATCAAGAATTGACATTTGGTCCTTTTTAACTAACGTCCAAAATTAAACTTTAAAGCATAAGTCACTCTCATTTAAAAGTGGGCCCCTTCTGATATCAAAATTTGGCCAACCATGACACCCAATCTCCTCCTTTGCTTGATTTGTTCTATTGGCTTTGAAATGTTCAAAGTTCAACCCCCATTAGATTCACCGTACAACACATTCGgtagaaaaaaaattctaaaaaaaaagaCAAGAAGTGAGCTTAGAAACAATATTTCGAGCTAAGAAAGGCCATATTCGAGCCGCAATATATTAGCAAATTACTGTAAATAAGCTTTCTGTTTTAGCTCTTGATAATTGTTTTAAAAGCAACCAACATATACATGTATGAGTTTTGAAATCTGTATTTATGAGGTACTGAAATTGTGAACTaatgatattaatataaattCTGAACATCTCCGATTCCTTTAGatgattaaaatataaaagACTGATATCAGTTAGCTATGAAATTCATAATTTGTTAAGTACATAAAATTATACATGTTATTACTAATATATGTTATTTCTGTTTTGAACATAAGTATACAAGATTTCCGTTGAAAAAGATCTAAAAGGATGGGAGTATTTCATTTATTAtagagtgacaaccatatcactcactcACTCAAACTCATCTCACATAAGAATTTAGAAGAGATCGAAGAAGATGAGCAAATTCAGTTATGGGGATAGTGAAACGATTAAATAGCGGTTGCttcttagtttttttatatttgtttatctGCTACGTTTGTTAACCATTATGTTATTTTGATCTATATCTTGTTTTACATTTTTGCCGCAATAAAACAATATTTGAAGTTGCAAAACATAATAACAATATACACACTGTTTTTGAAGTTATGAAATATGTACTTCCGAAGTTTGTTGTTCTCGAATATATATTTGAGAGCAACGTCAGTGTCAGCAGCGTCTCGGAATCGAGATGTGACAAATTGGATAgttatgttatgatttaaaatgatttcaaattttagttAGTGTATAGAACGTGTTTAGTGTTCCACacaaaaaattcattaaaaaaaactaaatttaaGGTGGTTTTTAGTTActaatttttccttcaaatttaTTCCGCCTAATTTTCATAGAGAGAAAAGAAACgaaagtgttttttttttattttaaatattgtagTTCAAAATCGActtttttttagttatttttatagAAAATCCACATGTTATTAGAAAACTATCCAAATTCCAAATTAAAATGAAGTTGGGAAAATAGATGACTACTTTAATTGGATTTAACTATTCAAATTATAGAGGCGAAATTTCACCAAGATTTTTGTCACTTTAACATGCAATTAGGCAACCAAATATCGGGGCAAAATTGCAGGACAATAGCCCAGCTTTGCCCCAACTACCATCTGCCCCTGCCTGTTAGCATCTCCGATCCGAGATCAAGGCATTACTCTGTTTTTGGCCCAAGCATTTCCAGGTGATGCATCTGGATGATTCAAGGATAATGACAAGTCTTTTCGGTCCAAAGCCGACGTTCAAAATCTTAGTTTATTCCACTTTATAGAAATCGAcaaatcttttattttattGGGGTTTTTAGGAGTGGTCTTGCTTTTTTTAATATTCACCacaaatacaaataatatattttggaaATAAATTACGTAATATTAATCACAAAAGCCACATCATATTATTTTAAACCTTCTCAAATTTCCACCGAAAAAAAAAGCACAAACAAAAATGGCGGATGACTTTAGAACCAGTCCGGCATATTACAGTAATTATGTACTTTAATTTGTAAGATATTTACAATCTTATAAAATCtaacttaaatttttaaaaaatctccAATCAAATTAGGCTCATTCGATGATAGAGAAGTTTAAAACCATGTTCAACACTAACACCAAAAAATTTAGAACACTCTTTGTATTTTCTGACATTTGAGGGAGACCGAATGAAcattagaaaataaaaacaagaaaacaaacgaaacaaATTCATAAACTGATAAGAAAACGCATGACTTCAAGAATCTGATACATGATAATCAATAAATTCCACTTAAATTGGGTGGATCGTGAATTTTTTTTGTAGATTTTTGAGGATTATAGACTGATAGTCAAATCCTCCGTGAACTTAATTCAATCACCATACCAGGCCTGCCTTTATACCTCCATGCAACCCACGAAAACACCAAGAAATTCACCCCATTTAACCCTGCCAAAATCCAGTAGAAGTAATCCAGCCGGCTCTTGTTCAGATCATCCCGCAGCCACCCTTGTTGCAGTCTTTCAATTATATTGACAATGGCGCTACTCAGCCAACTACCGATCCCGATTTCGCATAGAAACACAGCGCTGCTGATGCTTCTCGTCCCATCCGTCGCCTCGTCGTAGAAAAACTCCAGCTGCCCTACGTAAGTAAACACCTCAGCTGTGCCGATGAGAAAACACTGAGGAAACAACCAGAAAACGCTCATCAACCCGGATATTTGGTGACCAGAATCTCGTTCCCTGCGTGCTTTTTCCACTACTGCAGCAAAAGCCATGGCGAAGATGGACGCTACGAGCCCGATACCCATTCTTTGCAGAGAGGTGATTCCACGAGGATGGCCTGTTTTTATGCGGAGAAACGGGACCATGAATTTTTCGTAGATAGGGATTAAGATTAGAGCGTTAATGGCGCTGAAGACGGGGATTGAGCCTGACGGGATTTCGAAATTGGAGCCCAGTTTTCGATCCATGATTCTTGCCTGGCCGATGAAGAACGTGGAGAGCTGGGCAAAGGAGATGGGAAGAGCTAACGTTGAAGCCCAAACAGGGAGGATTCTAATGAAGGATTTGAATTCTTCCACCTGCGTGACTGTGCAGAGTTTCCATCGATTGTTAGTATTGCAATAAGGATCTGTAATAACAGCTGCAGCATCCAGATATCTGCATTCAAGCAAAAGCACAAGTAAATTTTCTTGCTTATTATCATGTTAATTTTCCATCTAGATATTTCAAATAATCCCGGAAAGTATACGAGATTTATATGAAAATTAACTCGTATTGTTGAGTGTGAGAAAGCTTCCTAGCACCAAAAATATCGGATTCCTTAGTCTCAACCTCGTACAAGCAATCACCTCCTTTCCCCACATCAACCCTCTTGGCAAGATTCCTCACTGAAGCCACAATCACTTGAAAAAACCTTGTAAACGCACTCCCCATCGGCTTCTGATACCGATACTTAACATATCCAGCACCCAACATAAAGATAGAACTAATCATGGCTGCAGTTGGGATCCCAATTCCCCAACTCCATCCTAGTTCAACTTGCACGTAAACCAAAAGGGTAATGCCAAAAAGTGCTCCCATGTTTATGGCAAAGAAAAACCAGTTAAAAAACGCATAttttttctgtgcttctttgtGATCAGATTCGTCAAATTGGTCTGCTCCGAATGAGGAAACGCATGGCTTGATTCCGCCAGTGCCCAGGGCTATGAGGGAAAGGGCGCAGTAGAGGAAGGATGTTTGGGAATTTGAGGCGGGGATGCAGGGCT from Primulina tabacum isolate GXHZ01 chromosome 14, ASM2559414v2, whole genome shotgun sequence includes:
- the LOC142524583 gene encoding protein NRT1/ PTR FAMILY 8.1-like, producing the protein MNITESTLWKVPMDVIMESDRFTKEETLESSTLVSNGCVNYKGVIADKRKTGGWKASPFIIVSEVAERFAFFAIAVNMVAYLVGEMHQPLPVAATHVTNWAGAAYVLTLFGAFVADAYLGRFLTIIVFSCIYAVGMVMLTLSGSMHSLRPPHCTAKPCIPASNSQTSFLYCALSLIALGTGGIKPCVSSFGADQFDESDHKEAQKKYAFFNWFFFAINMGALFGITLLVYVQVELGWSWGIGIPTAAMISSIFMLGAGYVKYRYQKPMGSAFTRFFQVIVASVRNLAKRVDVGKGGDCLYEVETKESDIFGARKLSHTQQYEYLDAAAVITDPYCNTNNRWKLCTVTQVEEFKSFIRILPVWASTLALPISFAQLSTFFIGQARIMDRKLGSNFEIPSGSIPVFSAINALILIPIYEKFMVPFLRIKTGHPRGITSLQRMGIGLVASIFAMAFAAVVEKARRERDSGHQISGLMSVFWLFPQCFLIGTAEVFTYVGQLEFFYDEATDGTRSISSAVFLCEIGIGSWLSSAIVNIIERLQQGWLRDDLNKSRLDYFYWILAGLNGVNFLVFSWVAWRYKGRPGMVIELSSRRI
- the LOC142524002 gene encoding uncharacterized protein LOC142524002, translating into MIIYGPRQEKGSFDPEIWPENIEETRRMIDIYKSKNKDSIKSFGLSDFFHDREKKIEDELSKLRKKNTEARYPTWIDFMNGFTEVQLREFAANLRVKFEDFRLRVNNVEKSKEVLDVNLFDFGRINPFQNQSFYNPGMIQRGNIEFEVLNQQAISSTIHFPRLDHNQEMHSVNQNSMVMPMLNDDDHCVQFGGASTSGNISFKHQGFYESTAMDPMTCYSPRSWARFYTPPAAPTQYMMSRVLPEHIPAVMPPLPQLPGFSKEY